A section of the Rhodobacteraceae bacterium M382 genome encodes:
- a CDS encoding D-alanyl-D-alanine carboxypeptidase: MTYTFRTTLCSLALAGFLAGFGPLPADAFDTKARAAFVLDQSTDTVLLNKNAQEPLPPASMSKLMTLYVAFEAIRDGRLTLDERLPVSSHAMSYKGSTMFLNTQDRVRVEDLLRGIIVLSGNDACAVIAEALSPDGTEAGFARYMTQRAQQLGMMNSTFANSNGWPAVGHRMSVEDLAILAERLIEDFPEYYTLFAETEFKFDGRAPSNIRNRNPLLRLGIGADGLKTGHTEEAGYGLVGSAKQGDRRVIFVISGLGSNSARAEEAEAIVNWSFRQFAPKTVAKEGQAVAQAEVWMGRDSTVALVPAKDLTVLMPALSGKQVEAEVVYTGPVNAPITAGQQLAELVVKPAALPEIRLPLVAAQDVPAGGFFVRVKTAAELLVSRFLQGPEGTL; encoded by the coding sequence GTGACCTATACGTTTCGCACCACTCTTTGCTCACTGGCCCTGGCAGGGTTTCTGGCTGGTTTCGGCCCCCTGCCTGCTGACGCCTTTGACACCAAGGCCCGCGCCGCTTTTGTTCTGGATCAGAGCACGGATACCGTTCTACTGAACAAGAACGCGCAGGAGCCTCTGCCCCCCGCGTCGATGTCCAAACTGATGACGCTGTATGTCGCCTTTGAGGCAATCCGGGACGGACGCCTGACCCTGGATGAACGCCTGCCCGTATCGAGCCACGCAATGAGCTATAAGGGTTCGACCATGTTCCTCAACACCCAGGATCGGGTCCGGGTAGAGGATCTGTTACGAGGGATCATCGTGCTGTCAGGCAACGATGCCTGCGCGGTCATCGCCGAGGCGCTGAGCCCGGATGGCACCGAGGCCGGGTTTGCCCGTTACATGACACAGCGTGCGCAACAGCTGGGCATGATGAATTCGACCTTTGCCAATTCCAACGGCTGGCCCGCAGTCGGGCACCGCATGTCAGTCGAAGATTTGGCCATTCTGGCCGAGCGGCTGATCGAGGATTTCCCTGAGTATTACACGCTGTTTGCGGAAACCGAGTTCAAGTTTGACGGGCGCGCGCCCTCCAACATCCGCAATCGCAATCCGCTTTTGCGGCTGGGCATCGGCGCGGACGGGCTCAAGACCGGCCACACCGAAGAGGCAGGCTATGGTTTGGTCGGATCTGCCAAACAGGGCGACCGCCGGGTGATTTTCGTGATCTCGGGTCTGGGCAGCAATTCCGCCCGGGCAGAGGAGGCGGAAGCCATCGTTAATTGGTCGTTTCGCCAATTTGCCCCCAAGACCGTCGCCAAAGAAGGCCAGGCCGTCGCGCAAGCCGAAGTCTGGATGGGTCGAGATTCAACGGTAGCGCTGGTACCTGCCAAAGACCTGACGGTGCTGATGCCGGCGTTGTCGGGCAAACAGGTTGAAGCCGAAGTAGTCTATACCGGCCCGGTGAACGCGCCCATTACAGCGGGCCAGCAGCTTGCTGAACTGGTCGTAAAGCCTGCGGCCCTGCCCGAAATCCGATTGCCATTGGTTGCAGCACAGGATGTTCCTGCGGGTGGTTTCTTTGTCCGGGTCAAAACCGCCGCCGAGCTTTTGGTGTCGCGCTTTCTCCAAGGTCCAGAGGGAACATTGTGA
- a CDS encoding SPOR domain-containing protein, with product MVHISNGTRRGIRVVAIGLALGVLTACESGPDLSFLKPADGETAASTEPQTSTKLVERDVEAPEVFQVTEAGLWDGRPSLGGVWVAHPDAKDPERVIIRNNANGKFVIGALFRREREIPGPRVQASSDAAAALGMLAGAPVELNVTALRRETVDEEPPVSEAAPLLSDLDEDSDTPAVSAGTIQSDTENQITEQALDPIAGAAAAIEASSLISPAPQSAPAATAAPKPAATPSKLDKPYIQIGIFSVETNANRTAKIMRDAGMTPTVYEQSSNGKKFWRVLVGPAQTKSERSSLLKRIQKTGFSDAYAVTN from the coding sequence ATGGTTCACATTTCAAACGGAACACGACGCGGCATACGCGTGGTGGCGATAGGATTGGCTTTGGGTGTTTTGACCGCCTGCGAAAGCGGTCCGGACCTGTCTTTTTTGAAACCTGCGGACGGCGAAACAGCCGCCAGCACGGAGCCGCAAACCAGCACCAAGCTGGTTGAACGCGATGTCGAAGCCCCCGAAGTCTTTCAGGTTACCGAAGCCGGTCTATGGGACGGACGTCCTTCATTGGGTGGGGTATGGGTGGCACACCCTGACGCCAAGGACCCGGAACGGGTGATCATCCGCAACAATGCAAACGGCAAGTTCGTGATTGGTGCCCTATTCCGGCGCGAACGCGAAATTCCCGGCCCTCGGGTCCAGGCGTCATCAGATGCTGCGGCCGCTTTGGGAATGCTGGCCGGCGCACCTGTCGAGTTGAACGTGACGGCCTTGCGCCGTGAAACAGTGGATGAAGAGCCACCTGTCAGCGAAGCCGCGCCCTTGCTCAGCGACCTCGACGAAGACAGCGACACACCCGCCGTCTCTGCCGGTACGATCCAGTCCGATACCGAAAACCAGATCACCGAACAGGCATTGGACCCGATTGCAGGTGCCGCCGCCGCTATCGAAGCTTCCTCGTTGATCTCGCCCGCGCCACAATCTGCGCCAGCTGCCACAGCCGCGCCGAAACCTGCTGCGACGCCGTCCAAGCTCGACAAACCTTATATCCAGATCGGGATCTTCAGCGTTGAAACAAACGCCAACCGCACCGCAAAAATCATGCGCGATGCGGGCATGACCCCCACGGTTTATGAACAATCCTCCAACGGCAAGAAATTCTGGCGTGTTCTGGTGGGCCCCGCCCAAACCAAATCTGAACGCTCCAGCCTGTTGAAAAGAATTCAAAAGACCGGTTTCTCTGATGCCTATGCCGTGACCAACTGA
- a CDS encoding ATP-binding cassette domain-containing protein: MARSQPAPNATEERETSRQVGVLAALWPFMRPYRFLMFAAVCALTLTATLSLTLPLAVRRVVDNFRVAETEILDQYFLAALAIAGLLAVGTGLRYALVTRLGERVVADIRMAVFDRVIGMSPEFFEKIMTGEVLSRITTDTTLIQSVLGSSVSIALRNLLLFAGGMVLMLLTSAKLTGLVLLIVPAVIVPILFLGRRLRKISRENQDWIAASSGNAGESLGAVQTVQAFTQERSMRSKFAELTETSFDVSQKRILTRAYLTVIVIFLVFTGIVGVLWMGAIDVRAGIMTEGTLIQFVIYSVLVAGSVAALSEIWSELQRAAGATERLIELLNARDNVRDPETPGQLSTPVRGEILFDDVSFRYPARPDTSALENVTLKIEPGETVAFVGPSGAGKTTVIQMIQRFYDPNAGQILLDGQVLSDLQRDEFRKFLAMVPQDPVIFAASARENIRFGRPDATDTEIEAAAHAAAAHEFITALPEGYDSFLGERGVMLSGGQKQRIAIARAILRDAPVLLLDEATSALDAESERLVQAAVDELSQGRTTVIVAHRLATVKKADRIVVMDQGRIVATGSHDQLVADGGLYARLARLQFTDGVAAE; this comes from the coding sequence ATGGCGCGATCGCAACCGGCTCCGAACGCGACGGAAGAACGCGAAACATCCCGACAGGTCGGCGTACTGGCGGCCTTGTGGCCGTTTATGCGCCCCTATCGGTTCCTGATGTTTGCTGCGGTCTGTGCCTTGACCCTGACGGCGACCTTGTCGTTGACCCTGCCATTGGCCGTGCGTCGCGTGGTTGATAATTTCCGTGTCGCGGAAACCGAAATTCTGGATCAGTATTTTCTGGCGGCGCTTGCCATTGCGGGGCTTCTGGCTGTGGGCACGGGTTTGCGCTATGCCTTGGTCACACGCCTGGGAGAACGGGTTGTGGCCGACATCCGCATGGCCGTCTTTGACCGCGTCATCGGGATGAGCCCCGAATTCTTCGAAAAGATCATGACCGGAGAGGTTCTGAGCCGGATCACCACGGACACGACGCTGATCCAGTCGGTTCTGGGGTCGTCTGTTTCGATTGCGCTGCGCAATCTGCTGTTGTTTGCGGGCGGCATGGTGTTGATGCTGTTGACCTCGGCCAAGCTGACCGGGTTGGTCTTGTTGATCGTGCCGGCCGTGATTGTGCCGATCCTGTTTCTGGGGCGGCGTCTGCGCAAGATCAGCCGCGAGAACCAGGATTGGATCGCTGCGTCGTCGGGCAATGCGGGCGAGTCGCTGGGAGCGGTTCAGACGGTTCAGGCCTTTACCCAGGAACGGTCCATGCGGTCCAAGTTTGCCGAACTGACCGAAACATCGTTCGATGTGTCGCAAAAGCGGATCCTGACCCGGGCCTATCTGACCGTCATCGTGATCTTTCTGGTGTTCACCGGAATTGTAGGTGTGCTGTGGATGGGGGCCATTGATGTGCGCGCGGGGATCATGACCGAAGGTACATTGATCCAGTTCGTGATCTATTCGGTGCTGGTGGCCGGGTCTGTTGCTGCACTGAGCGAAATCTGGAGTGAGTTGCAGCGCGCGGCCGGGGCGACAGAGCGGTTGATCGAATTGTTGAATGCGCGTGACAATGTGCGGGACCCTGAAACGCCGGGGCAGCTGTCTACTCCGGTTCGGGGTGAAATCCTATTTGACGATGTGTCCTTTCGGTATCCGGCACGCCCTGACACTTCGGCTTTGGAGAACGTTACGCTGAAAATCGAACCCGGTGAAACGGTTGCCTTTGTTGGTCCTTCGGGGGCGGGCAAGACCACTGTGATCCAGATGATCCAGCGGTTTTATGATCCCAATGCCGGTCAGATTCTGCTGGACGGTCAGGTCCTGAGCGATCTGCAGCGCGACGAATTTCGCAAGTTCCTTGCCATGGTGCCTCAGGATCCGGTGATTTTTGCCGCCTCGGCCCGCGAAAACATCCGCTTTGGCCGCCCGGACGCGACCGACACCGAAATCGAAGCCGCCGCCCATGCCGCCGCCGCGCATGAATTCATCACCGCACTGCCCGAAGGCTATGACAGTTTCCTGGGCGAACGTGGCGTGATGTTGTCGGGGGGGCAAAAACAGCGCATCGCCATTGCCCGCGCTATTCTGCGGGATGCTCCGGTGTTGTTGCTGGACGAAGCAACATCGGCGCTGGACGCTGAAAGCGAACGTCTGGTGCAGGCCGCTGTGGATGAGCTGAGCCAGGGACGGACCACGGTGATCGTGGCGCACCGGCTGGCAACCGTGAAAAAGGCGGATCGGATCGTTGTGATGGATCAGGGCCGGATCGTCGCCACAGGAAGCCATGACCAACTGGTGGCAGATGGGGGCCTATACGCACGGTTGGCCCGGTTGCAATTCACCGATGGTGTCGCTGCGGAGTGA
- a CDS encoding acyl-CoA synthetase translates to MSFAGMEDRTAIETEMSWEDRPLPATLYQMLSDTAGKFPNHDAVSYQIFSGPKDKAETLSWSELLAQTCQAANLFRSLGVGEKDVVAYVLPNCNETTLALLGGAIAGIVNPINPLLEPEQIASILRETKAKVVVTLRPFPKTDVAQKVAEAVRHAPGVNTVLEVDLNRYLTPPKSWIVPLIRPKLENKAQIAHADYKSFVKEMRTQPRTLNFADSDGDRVACYFHTGGTTGMPKVAQHKYSGLIYNGWLGHRLLFTEDDNIMCPLPLFHVFACHVILMAAIASGAHVVFPTPQGYRGDGVFDNFWKLIERWKISFIITVPTAISAKMQRPIDADVSTVKTAFSGSAPLPLELFRRFEEATGVTIVEGYGLTEATCLVSCNPTDGEKKVGSIGIPFPYTDVRITKGTPDGLIECGVDEIGEICISNPGVFAGNTYTEVEKNVDLYYQGTHLRTGDLGRIDGDGYLWITGRAKDLIIRGGHNIDPAEIEEALLGHEAVAFAGAIGQPDAHAGELPCAFVELVDGASVTEEELMEYCRVHVHERAAIPKHMTILDELPKTAVGKVFKPDLRKHAITRVYNAALDKADVAARVVSVTDDKKRGLVAQLEANGADETAIGKVLGGFVRPWEFAKG, encoded by the coding sequence ATGAGTTTTGCCGGGATGGAAGATCGCACGGCCATCGAAACGGAAATGAGCTGGGAAGATCGACCGCTACCGGCGACCTTGTACCAGATGCTCAGCGATACGGCGGGCAAGTTCCCCAATCACGATGCAGTCAGCTATCAGATCTTCTCCGGTCCGAAGGACAAGGCAGAGACCCTCAGCTGGTCCGAGCTGTTGGCCCAGACGTGCCAGGCGGCCAATCTGTTTCGATCTCTGGGCGTGGGTGAAAAAGACGTGGTGGCCTATGTGCTGCCCAATTGCAACGAAACCACATTGGCGCTGTTGGGAGGGGCCATTGCAGGGATCGTCAATCCGATCAATCCATTGTTGGAGCCCGAACAGATCGCGTCGATCCTGCGCGAGACAAAGGCCAAGGTGGTGGTCACGCTGAGGCCGTTTCCAAAAACTGACGTGGCCCAAAAGGTGGCCGAAGCCGTGCGCCACGCACCCGGTGTCAACACCGTGCTGGAAGTCGATCTGAACCGTTACCTGACGCCGCCCAAGTCCTGGATAGTGCCGCTGATCCGGCCCAAGCTGGAGAACAAGGCCCAGATCGCCCACGCCGATTACAAGAGCTTTGTCAAAGAGATGCGCACCCAACCGCGCACATTGAATTTTGCCGATAGCGATGGCGACCGGGTTGCCTGCTATTTTCATACCGGCGGCACAACCGGCATGCCCAAGGTTGCACAGCACAAGTATTCCGGCCTGATCTATAATGGCTGGTTGGGGCATCGTCTGCTGTTCACCGAAGACGACAACATCATGTGCCCGCTGCCGCTGTTTCATGTCTTTGCTTGCCATGTGATCCTGATGGCGGCGATCGCATCGGGGGCGCATGTGGTGTTTCCAACTCCACAGGGATACCGAGGCGATGGTGTTTTTGACAACTTCTGGAAGCTGATAGAACGCTGGAAAATCTCGTTTATCATTACGGTTCCAACAGCCATATCGGCCAAAATGCAGCGCCCGATTGATGCGGATGTTTCGACGGTCAAAACCGCGTTTTCGGGGTCGGCTCCTTTGCCTTTGGAATTGTTTCGCCGGTTCGAAGAAGCCACTGGCGTCACAATTGTCGAAGGTTATGGGCTGACCGAAGCGACCTGTCTGGTGTCGTGCAATCCCACGGATGGCGAAAAGAAAGTCGGGTCAATCGGTATTCCGTTTCCCTATACCGATGTCCGGATCACCAAAGGGACCCCCGACGGGTTGATCGAATGTGGTGTCGACGAGATCGGTGAAATCTGTATCTCGAACCCCGGTGTGTTCGCCGGCAATACCTATACCGAAGTCGAAAAGAACGTTGACCTGTATTATCAGGGAACCCATCTGCGGACCGGCGATCTGGGGCGGATAGACGGAGATGGCTACCTGTGGATCACTGGGCGGGCCAAGGATCTCATCATTCGGGGCGGTCACAACATCGACCCCGCCGAAATTGAAGAAGCCCTGTTGGGGCATGAGGCCGTGGCCTTTGCCGGGGCAATCGGACAACCGGATGCGCATGCTGGCGAATTGCCCTGTGCCTTTGTCGAACTGGTTGACGGGGCGTCTGTCACCGAAGAGGAGTTGATGGAATACTGTCGCGTTCATGTTCACGAACGTGCCGCCATTCCCAAGCATATGACCATTCTGGATGAATTGCCCAAGACGGCGGTGGGCAAGGTGTTCAAACCCGACCTGCGCAAACACGCAATCACCAGGGTCTATAACGCGGCGCTGGACAAGGCAGACGTCGCTGCCCGCGTTGTGTCGGTGACGGACGACAAGAAACGCGGCCTGGTAGCGCAGTTGGAAGCCAATGGTGCCGATGAGACCGCGATTGGCAAGGTGCTGGGCGGCTTTGTCCGTCCATGGGAATTTGCCAAGGGCTGA
- a CDS encoding EF-hand domain-containing protein — translation MKIISLILQSTVIVTSLSSLTSAQTMPGEALQLLDGDGDGLVTLEEYSNRMDTLFTGMDTTQNGRLEYSEIDSFVSQDIFDTADTNNNGSLSKGEFDIQVLKDFQGADQNSDGALD, via the coding sequence ATGAAAATCATCTCTTTGATCCTGCAGTCAACAGTCATCGTTACATCTCTTTCATCGCTGACATCAGCCCAAACAATGCCCGGAGAGGCCCTGCAACTACTTGATGGCGACGGTGATGGCCTGGTGACCCTTGAAGAGTATTCAAATCGCATGGATACGCTGTTTACCGGAATGGACACCACGCAAAATGGTCGGCTCGAATACAGCGAAATCGATAGCTTTGTGAGTCAGGACATTTTTGACACGGCCGACACGAACAACAATGGCAGCCTGTCCAAGGGGGAATTCGACATCCAGGTACTTAAAGATTTCCAAGGTGCCGATCAGAACAGTGACGGCGCTCTGGACTGA
- a CDS encoding alpha/beta hydrolase translates to MDYNELIDEETWAYIRRTNAAYPEDAVETSVADQRAVYTALCQTFRQPHPDGVETEDRNADGVPVRVYWAGNPTRTILFLHGGGFVVGNLDTHDDVCAELCAQTGYRVVAVDYRLSPEWAHPAAFDDCWCATQWAGRIWGDPMVLVGDSAGGTLAASVAHHARGRLGQILGQVLIYPALGGDMAQGSYLKHANAPLLSRDDMVYYMQVRHKGPVPVDDPTSEPLQDSDFSGLPPTVIFTADCDPLRDDGRAYRDRISAADGQVAWINEVGLVHGYLRARHSVARARDSFERISIAIEALGQEIWPYDD, encoded by the coding sequence ATGGACTACAACGAATTGATCGACGAAGAGACCTGGGCCTATATCCGGCGCACCAATGCGGCCTATCCCGAAGACGCAGTTGAAACCAGCGTTGCGGATCAGCGCGCAGTCTACACTGCGCTGTGCCAGACCTTTCGCCAACCGCATCCGGATGGCGTCGAGACCGAAGATCGCAATGCCGACGGAGTTCCCGTGCGGGTTTACTGGGCTGGGAATCCGACACGCACGATCCTGTTCCTGCATGGGGGCGGGTTCGTCGTTGGCAATCTGGATACGCATGATGATGTCTGCGCGGAACTATGTGCACAAACCGGATATCGTGTCGTCGCAGTTGACTATCGGCTCTCCCCCGAATGGGCCCACCCCGCGGCCTTTGACGACTGTTGGTGCGCGACGCAATGGGCGGGGCGCATCTGGGGTGATCCGATGGTCTTGGTGGGGGACAGCGCCGGAGGGACGCTGGCGGCCAGTGTCGCCCATCACGCACGCGGGCGGCTGGGGCAGATTTTGGGGCAGGTGTTGATCTATCCGGCCCTGGGTGGGGACATGGCCCAGGGGTCCTATCTGAAACATGCCAATGCACCGCTGCTGTCGCGTGATGACATGGTCTATTACATGCAAGTGCGCCACAAAGGACCGGTTCCCGTCGATGATCCGACGTCCGAACCACTGCAAGACAGCGATTTCTCTGGCCTGCCACCTACGGTGATCTTTACGGCTGACTGCGACCCGTTGCGCGATGATGGGCGGGCGTATCGTGACCGTATTTCCGCAGCAGACGGACAGGTGGCCTGGATCAACGAGGTTGGTCTGGTACACGGGTATCTGCGCGCGCGGCACAGCGTGGCCCGTGCCCGTGACAGTTTCGAACGGATTTCAATCGCGATCGAGGCGTTGGGTCAGGAGATCTGGCCCTATGATGACTGA
- a CDS encoding alkaline phosphatase family protein: protein MDKKLLLIILDGVPYRNFRRLFGNLEGWVDSGDARVWKLRAVLPSISASCYASIHTGVAPAEHGCTGNGNVFKLSHKDVFSQVREAGGTTGAVTHSFWSQFFNRHPFDYVRDIEFDEPDNLTINHGRFHTMTGYGKDNQMTPSDVDLFGTLTNLCLRFGLDYGILHTCTLDSMGHRYFHDCQEMDHACFVMDEMLAPFITRWRQLGYEVIVTADHGQDERGHHGGRGALQQDTALYYFGDAQGPAEDYVIDQRQLAPTILDRMGAPIAETMKGTPFLT, encoded by the coding sequence ATGGACAAGAAACTTCTCCTGATTATCCTGGACGGCGTGCCCTATCGCAATTTCCGCCGCCTGTTTGGCAATCTCGAAGGCTGGGTGGACAGCGGCGATGCACGGGTATGGAAACTGCGTGCGGTACTGCCGTCCATTTCAGCCAGCTGCTATGCCTCGATCCACACCGGCGTCGCCCCTGCCGAACATGGCTGCACCGGAAATGGAAATGTGTTCAAGCTGAGCCACAAGGACGTATTCTCCCAGGTCCGCGAAGCGGGCGGCACCACCGGTGCCGTGACTCACAGCTTCTGGTCCCAATTCTTCAACCGGCATCCCTTTGACTATGTCCGGGATATCGAATTTGACGAACCCGATAACCTCACCATCAACCATGGCCGGTTCCACACCATGACCGGCTATGGCAAGGACAACCAGATGACCCCGTCGGACGTGGATCTGTTTGGCACTCTGACCAACCTGTGTCTGCGTTTCGGGCTCGATTATGGCATCCTGCACACCTGCACATTGGACAGCATGGGACACCGCTATTTCCATGACTGCCAGGAGATGGATCACGCCTGTTTTGTTATGGATGAAATGTTGGCCCCTTTCATCACGCGCTGGCGCCAACTGGGGTATGAGGTCATCGTGACCGCCGACCACGGCCAGGACGAACGCGGCCACCACGGCGGACGCGGTGCGTTGCAACAGGACACGGCACTCTATTACTTCGGCGATGCCCAGGGCCCGGCAGAAGATTACGTAATCGACCAGCGCCAGCTTGCTCCAACCATCCTTGATCGCATGGGGGCCCCTATTGCCGAGACAATGAAAGGCACGCCTTTTCTGACATAA
- a CDS encoding ABC transporter ATP-binding protein — protein MSDDKLLKVRNLKIGATVYPPGENPKKIEIVHGVSFDLEKGKVLGLIGESGAGKSTIGLAAMGYGRGGVELTGGEVWVNGRDILRGGIKGLRQLRGSEVTYVSQSAAASFNPAKKIMEQVTEAAIHHKKFTRSEAEDRARSLFAKLGLPDPDNIGERYPHQVSGGQLQRCMTALALCPEPDLVVFDEPTTALDVTTQIDVLKAIKEAIADTGVAALYITHDLAVVAQVSDDIMVLRLGDTVEYGDVNQIINAPQEEYTQALVSVRSIDHEEKAPTPDPVLSVRNITARYKGTNFDVLHNVNVDLYPGQTLAVVGESGSGKSTLARVITGLLPPRDGDIEFAGRTLSPALSGRSREDLRELQMIYQMADVAMNPRQTVGTIIGRPLEFYFGMRGAEKKKRIVELLDEIELGEGFMDRFPAELSGGQKQRVCIARSLAAKPKMIICDEVTSALDPLVADGILKLLLDLQKIEDVAYLFITHDLATVRAISDNIAVMYQGKVQRYGGKTEVLTPPFDDYTDLLLSSVPEMKLGWLEEVIAHRKMESAGN, from the coding sequence ATGAGCGATGATAAACTTCTCAAGGTCCGTAACCTCAAGATCGGTGCCACCGTCTATCCTCCGGGTGAAAACCCGAAAAAGATCGAGATCGTTCATGGCGTGTCTTTTGATCTGGAAAAGGGCAAGGTGCTGGGGTTGATCGGGGAATCCGGGGCCGGCAAATCCACCATCGGCCTGGCCGCAATGGGCTATGGTCGCGGTGGGGTTGAGCTCACTGGGGGTGAAGTCTGGGTCAATGGCCGCGACATCCTGCGCGGTGGCATCAAGGGTCTGCGCCAATTGCGTGGATCCGAGGTGACCTATGTGTCCCAGTCTGCGGCCGCATCGTTCAATCCTGCAAAAAAGATCATGGAGCAGGTGACCGAGGCCGCAATTCACCACAAAAAATTCACCAGGTCCGAAGCTGAAGACCGCGCCCGGTCGCTGTTTGCCAAACTGGGTCTGCCAGACCCGGACAATATTGGCGAACGCTATCCGCACCAGGTGTCAGGTGGTCAGCTGCAGCGGTGCATGACTGCATTGGCGCTGTGTCCGGAACCGGATCTGGTGGTGTTTGATGAACCCACCACGGCGCTGGATGTCACCACACAGATCGACGTTCTCAAGGCGATCAAGGAAGCCATCGCGGACACCGGGGTTGCTGCGCTCTATATCACCCATGATCTGGCGGTTGTGGCACAGGTGAGCGACGATATCATGGTGCTGCGGTTGGGCGACACCGTGGAATATGGCGATGTGAATCAGATCATCAATGCCCCGCAGGAAGAGTACACGCAGGCTTTGGTGTCGGTACGTTCGATCGACCATGAAGAAAAGGCACCAACACCGGATCCGGTGCTGAGCGTGCGCAACATCACAGCGCGCTACAAAGGCACCAATTTCGACGTTCTGCACAATGTGAATGTTGATCTCTATCCGGGTCAAACCCTCGCCGTCGTGGGCGAATCCGGTTCGGGAAAATCAACGCTCGCGCGGGTTATCACCGGACTTTTGCCCCCACGTGACGGGGACATCGAATTCGCCGGGCGCACTCTGTCTCCTGCTCTGTCGGGGCGCAGCCGCGAGGACCTGCGTGAACTGCAAATGATCTATCAGATGGCCGATGTGGCGATGAACCCGCGACAGACCGTGGGCACCATCATCGGACGGCCGCTGGAATTCTATTTCGGCATGCGCGGTGCCGAGAAAAAGAAACGGATCGTTGAACTGCTGGACGAGATCGAATTGGGCGAAGGCTTTATGGACCGCTTCCCGGCGGAACTGTCCGGAGGCCAGAAACAGCGCGTCTGTATCGCCCGTTCGCTGGCGGCAAAGCCCAAGATGATCATCTGTGACGAGGTGACATCGGCGCTTGACCCACTGGTGGCGGACGGCATTCTGAAATTGCTGTTGGACCTGCAAAAGATCGAAGACGTCGCCTATTTGTTCATCACCCACGATCTGGCCACAGTGCGGGCCATTTCGGATAACATCGCGGTGATGTACCAGGGCAAGGTCCAGCGCTATGGCGGTAAAACCGAGGTGCTGACACCACCATTTGACGATTACACCGACCTTCTGCTCAGCTCGGTTCCCGAGATGAAACTGGGTTGGCTCGAAGAGGTCATCGCCCACCGCAAAATGGAAAGCGCAGGCAACTGA
- a CDS encoding ABC transporter permease has protein sequence MKNLPLSAMIGLFFTGLYFFVAIFAPLIAPYGMAEVVGDVWEPASAEHLLGTDNIGRDLLTRMIYGGRTTIFIAACATILSFATGASLGLLAAVLGGWADQLLSRTVDLFMSIPSLILALVVLAIVPVTVPVLIIVMGLLDSTRPFRLSRSVAVDINVMDYVEAAKLRGEGYRWIVFREILPNALSPLVAEFGLRFIFMVLFISTLSFLGLGVQPPLADWGGIVKENKDGIVYGIGAALWPAVAIATLAISVNLVADWVLNRTTSLKGGRG, from the coding sequence ATGAAAAATCTCCCTCTCTCGGCGATGATCGGGCTGTTCTTTACCGGCTTGTATTTCTTTGTGGCCATCTTTGCGCCCCTCATCGCCCCCTATGGCATGGCCGAAGTTGTCGGCGATGTCTGGGAACCCGCCAGTGCCGAGCACCTGCTGGGCACGGACAACATCGGTCGTGATCTGCTGACCCGCATGATCTATGGTGGCCGAACCACCATCTTTATTGCCGCCTGCGCGACGATCCTCAGCTTTGCTACAGGGGCTTCGTTGGGCCTGCTGGCAGCGGTTCTGGGCGGATGGGCCGACCAGCTTCTCAGCCGGACTGTTGACCTGTTCATGTCGATCCCCTCGCTGATCCTGGCGCTGGTTGTTCTGGCCATTGTGCCGGTGACAGTCCCCGTCCTGATCATCGTCATGGGTCTGCTGGACTCCACCCGTCCCTTCCGCCTGTCGCGATCGGTCGCCGTGGATATCAATGTGATGGACTATGTCGAAGCCGCCAAGCTGCGCGGAGAAGGTTATCGCTGGATCGTGTTCCGCGAAATCCTGCCCAATGCGTTGTCACCACTGGTGGCCGAATTCGGACTGCGGTTCATCTTTATGGTTCTGTTCATCTCGACACTGTCGTTCCTGGGCCTGGGCGTGCAACCGCCGCTGGCTGACTGGGGCGGCATCGTGAAGGAAAACAAGGACGGCATCGTCTATGGTATTGGCGCCGCCCTGTGGCCCGCCGTTGCCATTGCCACGCTGGCCATTTCGGTCAACCTGGTGGCTGACTGGGTGTTGAACCGCACCACAAGCCTCAAAGGGGGACGCGGCTGA